Genomic segment of Gavia stellata isolate bGavSte3 chromosome 10, bGavSte3.hap2, whole genome shotgun sequence:
GCTACCAAGGGTGCATGAACACTGCGGGGAAAACTGCCGGACGGCTGTCTGATACTGGTGCCCATCACCATGGAGTCTGTGCTCCATGTGGCTCTTGTGGCATCTGCTAACTTTTCTGTTGCAAAGCCAGCAAACACCTCCTGGTAGTGGCCACCCTCCCCACCAAGCCACTGCCCCAGCAGTGGCTGGGCAGCCTGAGTCTCTGGGACTgcggggcagagcagggagtcTCCAGCTGCGATTCCCTCGGGGAACGGAAGGCAGGAGGGAACCAGACCTTACAGACGCCTCCGCAGCTGCACAACTTACTGTTGCTGTGGGTCACTGTGATCTGCTGCACCGTGCTGAGCCCCCGAGGAAACCGCTGCTTCATCTGGCAGCCCAGCTCCTCGGAATCCAGAGCTGCAACTTCCCAGCCCCGCAGTCCTGGGGGTGATGCGCAGGTTACCTGCCAAGCTGGGAGAGACACAGGCTAAGGTGGGATGGGGGATCTTCACCCGTCCTCTCCCCAGTTTAGAGAAGACAATCCCTGCTTGGTCCTGGGTCAATGCAATGTATCGCAAGGTGCTCCTGgctctgccctccagcctcGCTGGCCCTCAGCACATTGTAAGGCacaaccaaagaaaaaattccCTGACCAAGGAACCATGCAAGCATGTGAACATGATTGGCTCCTTTTAACTGGATGATGCCAAATTCATGGATACTGAGAGAAACCCCGCTGTCACAGGGCTGCTTTTGCCTGGGAGCCAAGCTCAGAAGGTTGGAGCCTGATCCTGCCCCACAGGAGGAGCTGCCGAGTGCTCAGCAGCTCTTAAAAATGTGGTTGCTCCATGTAGATACATAAAGGTGGACTTAGGGGATGATCTTTACATGCAGCCCCTTTCCCAGAAGAGTGGCTAAATTATCCTGTCTGCTGTTCCCAGAAATCTTTGGTATCACGTGTAACTGCAAGCGAGGAAATTACACGTTTCAGTTGTGTGTCCCTCAACAGAGTGGGAGAGGTCCCTGGAGAGCCATCTCAGAGCCTGCCAGGGCTTGGAGCAAAAGGATCGAGCACGACCCCTGCGCCTGGGGTTCCTCCTGTCCGATACCTCTCCTGCCACCCATCCCCATCCGCTCACCATGCCTGCGCTGTAGCCACTGCTGCAGAGGGTGCACGGTGCAGTCGCAGACCCAGGGGTTCCCTTCCAGTCGGACTTGTGGGactgcctccagcagctgcaggctcGAAGTGTCCAGAGAGACCAGCGCATTGTGCTGCAGGTCCAGGTGGAAAAGAGCCTTCAGTGGCAGGAAGAAAGGGACCTCAAGCTCTTGCAGACTGTTGTTTCTTAGGAGCAGCGTGTGCAAGTTTCCCAAGCCCTTGAAAGCGTCCGTGTGGAGGTAGGCgatgctgcagctgctcaggTCCAGCAGACGCAGTGCCCCAAGGTTCGAGAAGactgctgggctcagcaccAGCAGGGCATTGCTAGACAGGTTAAGGGAGCGCAGGGAAGGGAAATGCATCAAAAGAGTCCCGTGACGGGGCATGACCAAGTTGTTGAAGGAGAGGTCCAAACCGGTGATGTTGCTTGGAAGGGAACTTGGAACGTGCCGGAGGCTCTTCCCATTGCAGTCGACCCATCCCTGGGAAAAGAGCTGCTGTCTGAGATGGGCTGTTGATGCTGGGGAGGATCTCTAGACCGAGACTCCCCAGAAGTTAAAATGTCTTAATTGATTACCCTTGCAGCTGACTGAAGGAGTAAAGGAGGAGCGTGGAGAGCTGGGCGGAAACCCAAACAGATGGAGTGGGCATGAAGGGACCAGGTTGTCACCCTCCTGTCCTCCCTTATAGGGCAGTTGTCATATAGGGTCAGCATGTAGAgtgccttcctcttcctccctgagATCCCCACCTCTAGCTCCCCAGGAGCTCTTGTGTCACACAAGGGCTTGctcccagctggggcagggaagCGGGTGAGACCCCTGCCCGCtgcaagggcaggcaggcaggcggcagCAGCCGGCCGGGCTGCAGAGCGGTGGGCACCTGCCCCAGGCACACGTATCaagagctgctccccagggccTGTGCAGGACACTGCACCCGTGCCTCCAGCCCTCCTGCGTTTCTGAGGATATGCGGTGAGTGACAGCATCTTAGCGCAGGCTGGCTGTGGCTATACGagtaaacaaaacagagcagggACCACTCGCTGTCCCAGAAGGCCAGCAGTGCATGCTGGATGGATTGATCAACCCACatggatggattttttttacccAAAAAACAGAGGGGCCAAATTCAAGCTGGTTTTGGGGAGCAGTCCCCAGCATGTGTTAACTCCTGCCTGGGCTTTATGTGGGAGAGGCCCAGCTGCCCAAACTGAAGCTGCCAGAGAGCAGGGCAGCAATTCACGTTTGGTTGGGCAGGCACAGGCTCCTGGTCAATGCCGTGTTTgggccctgcaggcagagaTGCCGTGCTGGCAGTTTTCTGCGGTCTGTAGTCCCGGCTTTCTAGGtctggctgctttccagctagccagcctttctgtttctttgctgctCGTGTGATCACCTCTCCTTTCATCCTCCTGTTTGCCTAAATCTCCTGCCGTCCCTGCTCACCAGAGGAACAGAGCTGCACTTATAAACCTGGGCTGCCGAGGACTGGGTTATAACGGGGCTGAGCCATGGGGTCACTGCACAGGTCCTGTCTCAAGCTCAAACAGGGCTGGGCTTGGGGAGGCTGGGGAAAACAGCGCAAACCTTTTGAGGGAGTATCTGAGAGCTCAgtgggcagcgctgccctgTGCCATCCACCGGCGACAgccacttttcctgcctcctgcccAGCGCAGCGAAGCTGCTGGCTGTGGCGCTTGTCCAGGCAGGATGGGTGCCCAGGGATCCTGACCCCACAGCTGGCCTGACCCTGGCTTCAGTCACTGCATCACCGTGCACTGGAGAAGGGAGTGAGGGGCTGGGAGCCCATCAGGGATGGTGCTGCTCATCATGCACCCCTTATGGGCAGCTGCGTTATGGCAGCAGCCAAGAGACCCCCAGAGTCGGAAACGCCACGGCTCGGACAAGCCTttgccagccctgctgtgctcgGGTGAATGGGCTGGACAATGTGACATGTTCAGCCCGAAGCTGGGAgcaggggtgctgtggggctgcgAGCCCGGGTGCtgcggggctggcagcagggctgctgcagggctaGGAGCAGGACAGCCAGGCTGCAGGCGTGGGTGAACTTCCCCTGCGGCTGGTGGCCACTGGCAATGCACATCTCCCAGGTAACTCCGCTTGCTCCCATGGGTTTTCATTGCTCCTCGTGTCTCGAGCCGTGCAGgtgggagctgcctgccagggccTGCTGCCCCGCAGGTGCACAGTGCCGCCagcccagctgtgctggcaggacGGGGAGTGGggtgcccctgcccgccccccgcTGCTGCACACACCGGAGCCCCCTTGGCCCCCCTACCTGTTGGTCGAGGCTGCAGGGGTGTCCCATCACCACTGACCAGGCGCCGAGGAGGCTGCAGACCCcgagcaggcaggcaggagccatTTGGCTCCAGGAAACCGCCGGGCAGGAAAACAAGTCTCAGGGAAAGCTGGGAAGCCGGCGGAGCCTGCCGTGCCGGGCGAGGTGTGGCCGCGGCTGCACGGCCCGGGGCCCCTGCCGAGCTCCCGTGCCCCAGCTGCGCGCCCCGCAGACCACCAGCACCCGGGAGCCCACCCGGCTGCCGCCACGGCCCCGCTCCCTCCTGACGGCTGCGCGCGGGTGAAAGGTGGCAGCACCGGTTACACATTAACGGCCGCGCCCCGCCACCTCCCACCGCTGCCTCCTGTGACCGGGAACCGGGGCCAGCATTTGCATGGTGGACCGTGGGGTGCCGTGGGGGCTGCCTCGGTGGGAGCGGAGCACCGGGAGGTGCTGAGGGgccagaggaggaggggggcacCTCTGTGGTATCCTCCCCGATACGGCCGTGCTTGAAGAGCGCAGCCTGAGCCTGGCCCCGGTGCTGCGCCGGCCACGGTGCCCCGGCTCCACGCACCCACGGCAAGAGCATGCAGCAAACCCCTGCTGAAGAAGCTGGGGCTGAGGCAGCGGGAAAGTTTcctacaggaaaataaaagccgTATTGGGATTCAGGCGGAAAGGTGTTTAAAACATGCAGCGAACGGGCAGGTCCCTGGGCCCGGCAGTGGCTCAACGGTGTTGGCTTTCCAGCGTCAGGGAGTCACTGATAAAAATGTGAGATCCCTGAGCAGCATCCAAGGCTCCTCTGAAAGTGCCCCACCGCCTCCAGCACCCTTGCACAGACCTGCCCGCTCATCAATAgcgctccctgccagccctgccataAAGTCAGTGAAAATCTGGGAAATCATGTCAAAGCAGCATCTTGCGGGTGTCTGCAGGCACACGGTTGCGTAGTACGTGCTCCCGTGCCCACAGGTGCCGGGGTGGGTGAGCGGGCAAGGGCTGGCAGAGCCACAAACCCAGGCAGGGGAGGTGCTGGCAGCGCCCGCTCCCGGCTTTGCCTCTACAGCAGAAGGGAGCCCCGAgctctcttccctgctccctgctcctcatTCCTGCTCCCACTCAGCAGCAGGAAGCTGCCTGCCAACAGTGCTGCGGCTCTGCAGTTTCCACCCCAGCAGTGGCCGGGACAGGGCGGCCCCGTTTCCCCCAGCTGCCAAGGGGCTCCTCCACGGCCGCGCGTCCCACCCTTTCCTCAGGGAAAGGGCTTCCCAGCAGCCCATCCTTGATCCTGCAAGCATGTGGTGGACACCAAcgcagccaggcagctgcctgctcccgAGCTTCCCGGCCGATGCGACCAGGCGAGCTGGGGATGCTCGGCCACCCTGGTCCTGGGCTGCTCTTAGAcctggcaggagcagcccctAACCTGGCCTTGCAGGGCCTCCCCACGACTCACCATGCacgtaaaacaaaacaaacagctaGAAGACAAGGCTAGTAAATGTTGCTGAGGCAGCCCAGTCTGTCGGTGGATTCGCAGGGCGTTTGCGTTTCCTATCAGGAAACGTATTGGTGCATTATGGTTTCTGGCATGCGGTGCCGTGCATTAGAATGTGCAAATGATAACAAAAAGGGGTATTTTTGTCACTCGTTTTTTTTAGCCTGTCGTGATTCAGCAAAGAAGTTGAGGTCTGTGAATTCAGCAGAAATTCAGGTGCTTTCAGTGTGCTGTGGGTTGGGCAGCTGGAGCTTTTCGTATTACAGGAGAACAAGTGTGGCGAGCTGCTTTGGCTGGGCTCGGCTGCACACAGCTCCCTGGTTCCTCCTCTGGAGATGCATACGGTTAAACTGGAGCTGTAGGGTCCTGATTGGGTCTCCCCACAAAACCTTCCAGAGAGGTTTCCTACCCCACCTCCAACCCAAGGCATCTGCACAGATAAACACCTCTTATCCAGGTGTTCCTAGAAAAAATGCAAGGGGACAACTCAGCTTGGGCCAGATCCCTCAGTGGATCCCTGAGATCTCCTGGGTATCACCTGGTGTGGAAAGCTGACCCCAAATGGCTCCCATTCCCCAAAAGAGCAAAGTAATGCCCTGGTTCCTCTCTGGCAGTAAAAGAAGTCATGCTGTCCTCCATGGAGGAGCATGCTGCAGGGTCTGCGGTTGCAAAGCCTTCCCGTAAGTGTGTTTGTTCTATGTAAATAATCCTGTCGTCAAACGTATCCTCGTGTCAGAGGACATTTCACAGAGTGCATCACAACTCATGGCTCTGTGTGCTGCTAGGGGAGCACAGAACAAGTTGCTTCCCCAGATGCAGCATGTGTAAGCACATGGTGGCACGATGGCAATTATGGTTCTGAGTGTGACTGGCCTCTACAGCCGGTGAACTAGGGGAAGGAGcgatttatttatctatttgtGCCTCTGTCCCCTTCCTGCAGCTGTACTGAGTACACGGGTGAGTCCCTGACCCAACGTGCTTACAAATGAGCTTGGGGTTGGCCAGGCAAATGGGGATGTGGGGCTCCCCAGGAGGGCACCAAGGGCAGGAGGGACCAGCCTaggctgcccagcccctgcgCGTCCTGCTTCGGGATGGCCTCGTGCTCCACATTTACATTATGGTTGTGCCTCGGGTGCCCTTGGGGTCTCCCACAAACAGAGCTCGGTGCCTATGCACAGCCCACAGCAAAGCACCATGCTTAGTTTTCCAGGCAAACAGGGGCAGCTGCATCTGGTGTCCATCTTTTTTGGcacctctccatccctcctgccgCAGGGTGGCCgggtggctgtgctgggggagccCCTGCCCGCTGCCATCCCTCTCTCAGCACACCATGGGCACCGTGCGGCCCCAGAGCACGCTGTAAATAGTCGGAAGCCATGAATGgatttccccttcctctccatgTGTGCTTTAGATTTTTGGCCGGATACGGCATAGGCTCGGGACACACCAAAACATGAGGCTCGCTCCCTGGCAGCCTTGGCTTTCACGTGGGAACAGCTCAGTTTGTGAAGCAGCGTGAGGTTTGGTGGGTGAAGCTTACCGTAATATCCTGGGGAATGCCTTTCGTTTGCAAGGCAAAGAGTCCGGAGCCTGCCGGGGCAGCCTCACGGGAGGGCTGGGTGTGGGACCCCCTGGGGttgggggggcagcggggccatGCAGTGCTCTGCCGGTGCCAGTGCCCATGCCAGCGCTGTGCATGGGAAAGCATTCAGGGAAAGCcaggctttctgctgctttccgCTTCGTCCCAGACATGTTTACTACAATATGGAGGGGTTTTTCCCTCGGCAGCAGGCATTGTCCCATGCAGGCTGGCTGGCTTTTCGTTGCCCTGCCTATGCTCCCACTGAGCCCCTTTCAACTTGGACAGCGGCCCCATGATGGACTGCTGCAGGCATGAGTCAGACCCTGGCACAACACCAAGCCCAGGTGGGGCCATGCCTTGATGCCCCAACTTGTGGCAGCAGGAGGCCGAGGTGTCACAAGGTGTGTACGGCCTCAGCATCACCACACACCTCTCACCAGGGTAGAGTCTGTGTGGGGCAGCTCCTGCCGGCTCCTGGAGTCAGGGCTGTCTCCAAACAATGGGTGGAGAGCAGGAAACGCTGCATGGGAAACAGGATTtggctccgccgccgccgccagccaCGGCCCCTTGgcccctttcctttccctgctccagagAGCCCTTCCCACAGCTGCTGGCCGCAGGGCTGCGCCAAGGGGACGGGGATGCTGCcgcctgggcaggctggggcaTGAGACCCCCTCCACAGCGGGCGAGGAGGGGGGTCAGGACACCTCCTGGCCAGTCTGGAGGCTCAGCATGGCTTGGGGAGCCCTGAGCACGCAGCTCTAGCCCTGGAGGGGTGAGCGCCTGCTCCCTGGGAGAGCTGCCACCGGGCAGGGGACCTCAGTGGCCTCTTCACCACCAAACCCCACTCCTGAGCAGCCAGGTGGCCACCAAGCAAGCGGAGACGGGGGCACCTTCCTTGCTGTGCCCAGGCTATGTGCCAGAGGAGGCGGTCCCAGCTCCCCCAGACTCTGAGCAGCAGGGCGGAGACGAGATGGGGGGCACGGGCAGGTAGCAGGGGTCCTGAGCCACCGCTCACGTGGAGCCTCTAGGTAGCTGCGGCCTCCGGCTCCGACCCCCGTGGCTGGGACATGCCGGGGATTTTCTGACCTGTGCCAGATTTGAGACACGCTCCAAGGACATGGGACTCCAGGTttatcttctgcttctcctcccacGGCTGGCAGGTAAATCGATCctttccctctgccccagggagcagcccccgcCCCAGGGAGGCTTGGTGGGATGAGGCAGCTGCGGGAGTTCAGTGGCGCCATCGGAGCAGGGTTTGGAGGGAGGAAACATCCCTTTGTGATCGGCCATTTGGAGACCTCAGAGGCCGGCAgtgccctcccctgcctgcctctccctggCACGGGGCTGGAGCGCGGGCAGCTCACGGGAGGAGAGGGGCCCCAGGACCCCCCTCCTGCTGCACGCTTGGCTCATGGTGAGGGGCTGAGCCCATGGGGATCTGCAAAAGGAGAGTGGAAATGCCCACTGTGCCATCCCGGTGGGTCCGCACCCGACCTGGCTGTGCCCTGGCTGTGCCTCCTGGGCTGGGAGTGGCAAAAATGTCCTGGAAAGGGGGTGACATCTGGGTGACGGGGTCTGGCCCTGAGGCAGATGGCTGTGCCCTTGTCCAGTCGTGACTTGCCCTCGtgctcccccaccccaggggccATCCTGGACATCACCCTGATCGCCAACGTGCAGAGCCTGTCCCACTCCGacttcttcctctcctgtgTCATGGGGGAGCGCGACGTGAGCTACCTGCAGATCGAGCGGGAGAACAAGATCGTGATGACACACCCCAAGATGGGCTTCCAAAACTACCGCAACCGCAGCAACCACGTCCAGGCCAGGGGCTTCTCCATGGCCGACCTGGTGGGGATCCTCTACTGCCTGGGGCGCACCCCAACTGAGCAGGCCCAGGTGGTCTACGTGCACAACAGCCACAACggtgagcagctgggtggggcAGTGGGCAGCCCCCCGCCTGCCAGCTGGGTCCGCATGGGAGCTACCTGCCCTGCGCCTCACAATCCTGGCACCAGCCGGCATGGCAGGGGGAGAGCAGTGACCCACAGGCTAGGTTTGAGGTCTGCTGGCACCGGTGGGGtggagaggggagggatggTCAGCTGGAGGAGTGCGGCCGAGCCCTGTGGAGGTGGAGGCGTGCGGGGAGAGGTGGCAGCGCAGGCAGCCGGCTGGGCTGGGAAtgctgcccagcagcagggcaaggtCCTAGAGGAAGCCAGGCACCCTTGGAGGAGGCGGTGGGATCCGGAAATCATTAaccagggtggggggcagcccATGGGAGCTGTGCCAGCCTCGTGCCCCCACCACGGGCTCCTGGGGAGGAGGTAGCACTGGGGAGCATCCCCAGCAGCCTCGCAGGGCGCTTGCCAAGCaccatgctgcagcagcacgTTGTCGCTCCGGCGGTGGCGTCTCAGAGGCACTGCCAGGGTGCACCACAGCCTAGGGCGGTGCTGGGCTCTTGTCCTCTGCTCCCATTTGGGGCCATATAAGCCAAAAGGGCCTCCCTGAGCCAGCTGGTGGTGGCAGGGATACTACCTGGGGCAGCGCTCTCCCACACTGTCCCCCCAACCTCCGCTCGCCCATGCTTGAGACTTCGCAAAACTATTAGGATTGAAATTTTCTGTGATAGCTGTTTGCCTCAGGATGCTGTCtagcttttatttataaagttCCAGCTAAAACAGTCAATCTTTTGCTGAGAATGAGACAAGGGGGATACAAATTTCCCTGCCTGTGTTAAAAGACAGCTTTAGCATATTGTTTTGAGGAGCTCTAGTATTTCCAAgctgaggggaacagaggctGCTGGTAGGGTCCAAGCATCCCCCAAGGAGCAGGGACCAGCCTGCATCCTCGGCCAGAGGCTGGACCCAAAAATGGCAGCGGTCCTATCGGAAACAGAGCCAGCCGGTCTGGGCAAACAGAGCGGCACAGAGGCGCTgagggaggaaagcagaggcGCTCTGCACCCCCAGATATCCCCCTGTATAAGTCCCGAGGGAGGtgacagctctggggtcctgTTGGGGTGGTGGGGCATCCCATGGTGGGAGGATCCCGGccagcctgctgctcctgggtcACCATCGCCAGGCCAAAATACCACTGTGGAGGAGCTGGTCGGTGTCCAGGTCCAAGCCCTTGCGGGAGTTACAAGTGCCAAGAAAGTGTCTTTTTTCCAAGTGCCAAACAAGCTGCTGTTGCTCTGCTTAGTTTAGAGAaggagaagtaaaaataaaaaaaatgaggaagatggatcaaaggaaaaagtaacaaaaaaaattacatctttgcagggggagggagggctgtgTACAGAACCCACCAGGGAGACTCAGCGCGTATTGTCTCTCTTGTTAAGCCCAAGATCACACCAAAGCAGGCCAGGGTGATGAAGCAGTGGGTGGAGAATGTTGCTGGAGGAAAGCTGGCATCTCCCAAAAGGTCATGCACGAAGAAGAACACAGGAAGGATGATAatctttgaaagttttgctgtAAAAACAGACCAAAAAGGTCATGAAGAACAATTTTGGAAGGGTTTAAACCTGGCAATGACCTATTTTTTAGAATACCCAGAGAGGCCattgcagaaaaaacaaaaatcttttatttttgcatccATGTGCATGATAAAGAAGCTGGGGAAACTTCTCAGGCGATCTGTCTAAAATGCCAGCACTGATAGCAGGAGACAGGTGATGAATAGCAGAACGGAGCAAGGCAGCGTTGCCAGGCTGCGCTTGCCGTCATCGGGGCTGTGCCGCTGCCTGTGGGGCATGAGCAGAGGGCGGGCGGCAAGACTGCTCACGGGATGCCAACCTGTCCTAAAAGCTTTCTGGGTTGGGAGTTACAGGCCTGTAAACCCAAATTGGAACCAGGCAAATTAGTAGAAACCATAATAAAGAGCAGAATGTGTGGTTATGTGGTACCTGAGGAAGAGGCAGCATGAGTTTGCAGTGGGAGGGTCTCTGGGGCGGCAGTGGTGAGGATGCTGTGGGTGACCTGGCTGATGCTGTCTGCTTGGGTTTCcagagaaaattaagaaagttCCCTTTCAAAGGCTCtttgggagcagctctgcacccagggggTGGCAGGGGTGATCTCTGCATGGGTAAATAACAGACTAAAAGAAAGGGAGCATGAATAGGAGTTAATTTGTGGTTCTTGTGATGCAGGGAAGCCCCAACCGGCGCAGCACGGGGTCTCTGCAGGGACCTGTGCCACTCGTTGTGGTTACAAACAACTGAAGAAGTGGCTGTGCCAGCTGCTGCCCCGAGCTGCCCGGGGAGGGATGAGCTCTGCGGGGCGCTGCAGACACTGCTGAGCGGTGGTGGAGCGGCAGATAAAATTCAGCGTAGGCAAATGCGAAGTGCTGTGCGTGGGGTCGTGTCAGGATCTCAGTCCAGCGAGTGAGACAGAGGGAGACAGGACTGGGGCCACATCTGTGTGCCCTTTACAAGGGACTGCAAAGTCCGTGGTAGAAAGATCCCAGCTACAGGGATAATACCTGACTCAGGAAGCTCCTGGGCTGCAAACCGCTGAAAGCACGGAGGCGAATCTGAGGAATTACCGGGACGCGTGACCTGCCGTGGCCTTCCCCAGGCATCCGCAGCATGTGCTGCTTCCTCCCGGCCCCCGGGCTTGCTGGGGCAGGACACAGGGCTGGATGTGCCTTAGCTCCAACCTGGCGTGGCTGGTTTTACTGTGTGCAAGCTGGCGTGCAGGCAGGCTCCGAGAGCCAGCACTGGCCTGTGCCCTCTTTTGTGTCTGTTCTGGCACGCCCAGGGCTTGGTTTCCCAGGCCTTAATGTATTTATAGCCCCATTTGTGCTCAAAGCTGGGCTCTGGCTGACTCACATTAACACTCCAAGAGTTCATTGCTGCTGCACACCCCAACAACAGGGAAATCAGGAAGACAGCCATGACAAGGCCACTGGTCCCATGGGCTGGCGTGCAGCCCTCCACATGCCTGCTCCCCCTCACTCAAGGGGCTCGAGGGGGTCCCAGCTCCCGCGCAGGGTGGATGGGGAGACGTGTCATGATGTCCCAGCAGAAACGTGTGGTGGGTGCTGAGCTGCGCCAGAGCCGTGTTTTGGGATGGCTAGTCTGGGGGTGCCGGCGCTGCCCTTGGGTGCGAGTACTCTGGGGGCTGACTGCTGCTCAGCCTGctcgtcctcctcctccgcaGCCCACCTCTTCCCAGTGAAGGCCACGCAGTCCGTGAACGTCGCCGAGCCAGCCACCTTCTCTGCCAGGGTCCTCAAGAGGAAGGAGATGGACGTTATGTGGAAAAGAAATGGCAAGTGGCCCTGAGAACAGACatggggccggggctgctcccagccagtGCCTGGCACCGGCCCCAGGGGGGTGTGGGGGCCCCGGGTCACCCTCTGCCCCCTTGCAGGCACCTACTATCAGACCACGGACCGGGGCGAGGTGAGGGGCGATGTCGTCACCCTGACGCTCCCCAGCGTCAGCGTGAGTGAAAATGGGGTCTACAGCGCCACGTTCATGGGTGACAGCCCTCTGTGGAGTGCTTTCTACCGCCTGATCGTGAGAGGTGAGCAGGGCCCCGGCTCCCTGGGACACAGGGACAGGCGGCTGTACCCTGCCCCTCGGCCTGGTGCCACCCCGCGCTCCCTCCTCTCTCGCCGCAGCCTGCCCCGCGAAGAAATGGGGACCATCCTGCGAGAAGGACTGTCCTGACTGCCTGAACGGCGGTGTCTGCCACGACCACGTCGGCGAATGCGTCTGCCCTCCTGGGTTCATGGGCACCCGCTGTGAGCGAGGTAAGTGCtgggctgcctggcagcaggagctgcccagGGCATGCACAAGGCTCCCACTGCACCCCCAGACCTGGGTACCATGGCCAGAAACTCCACGTGCATCCCCAGCACCTCCCGGCCCAGAACCCCCTGTttctggagcagagcaggaccATCCACCTTCTCTGCAGGACAAGGAcagctcccctgcctgctcagGGTGGCGAAATGGGGCTCGGGGCACCCAAGgccatgccgtgccatgccatgcaCAAGCGACGCATGGACGAATGGTGAGTGAGGACAGATGACGTTTGTTTTTCCAGCCTGCCGGGAAGGCCAGTTTGGCCGCAACTGCCAGGAGACGTGCCAGAGaacccagggctgcagggggcTGAGCTTCTGCCTGCCGGACCCATACGGCTGCTCCTGCGCCTCGGGCTGGAGCGGCTCCCGCTGCAGCCAAGGTATGGGAATATGGGCATCCATCGCATCGCCCGTCCAGCCTGGGCTTCCTCTGGGGCCCGTGCAAACCTGTCCTGCCCTGAGAGTCG
This window contains:
- the C10H1orf210 gene encoding type III endosome membrane protein TEMP, with product MPRHGTLLMHFPSLRSLNLSSNALLVLSPAVFSNLGALRLLDLSSCSIAYLHTDAFKGLGNLHTLLLRNNSLQELEVPFFLPLKALFHLDLQHNALVSLDTSSLQLLEAVPQVRLEGNPWVCDCTVHPLQQWLQRRHAWQVTCASPPGLRGWEVAALDSEELGCQMKQRFPRGLSTVQQITVTHSNTTTLPAGKGGRSWTYLVGFLVAAVGISILIALAAKCKLFHKNFASYRHRPLPETSSIGGSPMEDSSSWDRGSSGRGASESHPMPGATDLQAEDDDGFIEDNYIQPSEQLPEEEERELHLSI